CCAACGGGATCGACGAATGGTCTTCCACCCCCGGGAGTTAAGtcgttgttctcatcttgaaggccaacttcattgtcgataggtagggccattaattgaggATTCGTCGTTTTTCAACCTGGAATAaaagatacttccaagagcaagtgtaaaatggtgtgttttgcaaagattcgtaccaaataaccactgttatccttaaccccacggtgggcgccaaactgtttacccgaaaaccggataaagttaaatttatacgcagttctaaggatacgtggtataacttggcacaaatcggaaagtaaatacaaatatattgagtattgactgaataaagaatgaaatacaaaccaaattgagtgaaaaatattttatgaacaagcaagatgaatcaatataCTAAGCCCAAAAAGGGATAATCTCTATATGAATATCAGTATGTTTTTCTCTGTGAATATCAATAATATGAGAGTGTATGAATGCCTTCATGTCCCATCCTCTACAGAAATAATAActatccctcttatagtggagggatcctactttagatataattaaaaatatatagtggggatcccatgatatattagcttttccctaattcccgccgagattctctcccttagtgcggctgtaacggctcttgtctcttggctcgatcttgatcggattTGGTATTGGTCGATTTTCAGGTTTAGAGCTCGATATTGGCTAGGGGCCCGGTATTGACTTTGGCtcggtattggtcggtctctggctctTAAGCTCGATAACACCGCCtcacatcatagttcgatttggaatcgagctcggtattgacttcgagctcggtactTAATTGGTCCCCAAAACGTAAGCTTGGTAACCTGGCTTCAGATCTCATTGCGATATTATAAAGACGACTTTCGGTCCATTAcgttccaatcttgactaatcatTCGAAGGTCGAaaaccggttttgaccgtatacaaacaTATccaaaaatgacactgtatatcCAAGAAAAAAGAAGATTAATCAAGCAAATTGTGAACCAACTCGCCTGCAGTCTCCTTGACTGTCTTCCTTACATTACAATTGAGAAGACTAAACTGCATATAAACTTAAAAGAGTTTCGAAATTTGTTAGGTTAAATTAGAGTTTAAGCGAAGGGAAGCCTTGGTGCAACGCTAAAAAGGTGACATGTTCAAGCCGTCAAATAAACCTTGTAGAAATGCAAGGTAAATTTACATATATTAGACCAAACGCGGTTCGGCTTTTCCCAACTCTGCATATAAAAGGAGCTTAATTAATACACTGGGTTGCTCTTTGAGCTTAAAAAGGGGAGCCCATGCACTAAACTTCTGCTATGCGCGGGGTCTAGAGCACAAGGATCTATCGTACGCAATCTTATCCTGCATTTCTGTAAGAGATTATTTTCACGGCtcaaacccgtgacctcctgattacatgacACCAATTTTACCAGTTACGGACCGCCCTTTGAGCTTCTCAGTGAAAATTGTTCCCTCTAACCGATGATACTTATTGCATGCTTACAAGGAAGGAAAATAAATAGATTTGCTGAGATAAAAGCTTAATTCACAATATTTTATTGATTGAATAAACATAGGTTATGATAAAAGAACCTAAGTCATTCCAGATTGCTAGTGCAAGCAAAATGGCGATTTTAGAAAACTCATCAACTCTATTCAAGATATATCCGTCATCGTTTATTCATAAGGTACGGAAAACCAGGTGGTGAAAACGACGTCGTCCTTTTAACGAATCGTCCTTTGAGACGAGGTCTTTTTTCAGCATTTAGTTTCCTTACTTGGTACCgaattttcttggaaaacaatcTTGTCCTCCTCTTCTCTCTGTAACGTGACACCCTTTCTTCTCTTCCTCCATCCCCGCCTCTTACTTTTCCCCCGCCATATGGTTGATGAACTCCTCCTTCTCCAATACATGTTTCCTGCGTCAACATGAAAAAAGATAAGTCAATTATAATCAGAGGCGGAATTATGATTTGAATTTAATGGGCTACTGACTCCCTTTGAAGTACGATAAATTATAGAAtaagatttaacttatatacattaACTAAGTGTGAATTGTTTTTGTAGGTTAACTTATTATTGTCTTTATTGCATGTATCGCTCGCGTGATTGGTCAAGTTATCATGAATCATGACAACAATGGGAGAGATAGCATCATCTTTTATCTAGTAAATGCATTCTTTTTGGGAGCCCGTGGCGGGGCTAGAATTTTCATTAGGGggcaaaatataaagaagtaaatcCAAATCAAAGGGTGTCAATATGTACTATACTTAGCTACACAATGCAATTTTCCGACGAAGGGGCGTCAGTTAACATCCCCGGAAGAGTAGTTTGATGCAGGTATTAGCTCTAGAGAGTTACTATGCTTATTCAAGTAAGAGATACCATCAAATAAACCATAAACTAATCTTTTTTAAACTAATAACTACCATGATTGTGGAGGAATTAAAAATGGATTGGAGAAGATAAATACCAAGAAATCAGGCCAGCAGTCATCAGGATTGAAATGGGGTCGGATTCCATTAGTCCAGGGAGAAGATTGATTTGGCCAAGCACTAATGACTGCCTCATAATTAAGCCTCAAAAGCAGCCTCCTTTTTGCATCAGCTTTACTGCCGCCACATTCTGCACTAGGGACAAACTCTGTTGCTGCAGTCATATTTACCTTCTGTTCAACTGTCTCTTCATATTCAAAATCCCAATTCAGCGCTTCCCTTGCCATGTCCAATTCAGGATCCAAATGACAAGCAACAACAGCTCTCATTTCTTCATCTTCAACCTCAATCTTTATTGCCTTATTATCTTCAACAGAACCGTTAATTAACCGACtctgttcttcttcttctgctaCTACTCTAAACTCTTCGCCTAACAAGCTTTCAACATCGGCAGCGAATTCAGCAAGTTCAATCTCAGAAGATAGAAACTCAGGAATCCCTAAATCATCGCATACATCTTCACTGTTCAACAAAATGTCTAAGTCATTAATTGTAGTGGTTTCATCTACCACTTCATTTGGGACTGTGCAGCAGAGTTCTGCTTCAAAGGGATCGAATACAGGGACGCGATAAAGAAGCTGCTCTTCATtttcaaattcattttcatcCGGTGAGTTTTCTTCACTTCCCATTTCTGGTACCATATTTTCCTCGTCCTTTTTCCGTTGTCCAATTTGTGTACTTTTATTCTTACCATTTCTTGGTGTTCTTGCCTTCCGAGTAAACCCTTGGTGCCAAGAAGGTTGAGAAACAGTTTGGTCGACGAATTTGGTGTCAGTTGATTTATTAGAAGATGTTTCAAGACGAACTCTTTCATGGCGACTCGCTAATTGGTTAGCTGAATGGACTGAAACATCACAGGATTGACAAAGAAAGGCATCATCAGCAGGGCAAAACCAACGAGCCCGCTTTGATAAACAGCAATCACAAGCTCTAGCTGTTTTTCCTCCAATGGCATTTGCCGTCTTGCTTTCACTAGTCATCATTTAGAAGTTAAATTAGGCTATTGAAAGAGGGAATTCTCGAGATAGGAATCAGTATCTAATGAATTCAACAGTTCCAGTACAGatgaaagaaggaaagaaaaaacaGAATAATAACACAATGAGATCCTAATCTcaacaaaaagaaagaggaatATGGCGAAATTGGTAGACGCAACTGGCTTAATTGGATTGGAAAAGTTTAAACAAGCTCCAAAACTAATTGGAACAGTTAAATATATATAAAGGACTGATTAGAAACTAAGGATATATAACTTCTTGGTACAAGAATTGCCAGTTGAGAGAGCCCACAACAGCCACTTTTGCTATACTACAGTGTTGTATTGCCTTGTTTAGCCATGCACTTTTGGCTAGCAAAAAATAAGATTAAGCTCTTTTGGTTTTGGGGTCCCATGGAATTAGCCTATCTAAATGTTGATTGGCTGAATTTTGAAATCAATCTTGAACAGAGCATTCTGATTGGTTATGTGTCCAAATTAAGGATTCTTATGGGACATCTTTGTAATATGTGACTTATATGGAGATCAACGTGAATGAAGAAGACCTGCTATTAGTGTTATTTATGACATTTTTGTCTTTATAGTTCAATTATTCTagttatataaattttaaaaactttcTCTTTGTGGTCCTTTTTTGTTTCCTTTAACTAGTGGATTCTTTCTCTGATGTTTGCATCTGTGTGCTTGATCAGAAAATCTGAACCATTATTCTCCTCCACTTGATCCACTAGCGGACGTAAcaaaatgacctcaaaatttatTCGATAGGTAATTTCTATACctagaaaatttaaaaatataaaaattctcgAAATATTTATAAGAAAAATGGGCCAACTTGACATTTGCCATATCCACATATTTTTACATGCAATAGAAGTGGTTTTCCTTTCTCCATTGAATTTTGGGTGTTTTCTTTGATATTCTCTTGTTAAATGTTTGTCGTATTAATATGCATTATATAATGTATGCTGCATTATAATTAGTAAAGTTGATTTCGTGTGAAATTGACATTTGACATGTCGTTACGTCGAGCATagggaatttaatttcattataaCATTAATCTACCAGCCCTTGCTCTGTGCTTGGGCAATTGGGGAAATCTGAGAATAACAACATATTGCATGCTTCGGTCTAGTAATATTTTGTCCATTTTTGGATTGTGTGCGAGTCGTCCGCCTCTCAGTTCCACATTGTTATTGTATAtttgaaatataatatttctaaTATTTGTATTAAAGTATGATTTTTTTAAGCCAACAGATATGCATCTAATCAGAAGCGGATCTAAGGTTTAAACTCTATGGGTTCAACCTCTAAGATTTTTAGTTTTGAAtccattatattttaaaatcatggGTTCATATTTGCTATTTAttgcaattttaataaatttttatacatatattatgCTCTGCACGAAAAGTAATGAGTTCAAAAGAACCCGGTACCCTAAGGCTAGATATGCCCATGTATTTGATAATCTCCTGTCCATGTTATTTATTGGTTTTGTTTCAAAATGTACAAGAAGCGCTTATTACTTTTTTTAAGGATTCAcccattattattttaattagtgGAGTATTAATTAATTAAGTGACACGTTAAAAAATGAGTTAAATAATTATTTAGACAAATACTCTTATAATTAAAACTATTAAATAcagggagagggagagggagagggatGACTAATTAATGGGTGCACTGTTGGAGAATTCAAGCGTTGGCTTATGGTCTTTACAAGAAGTCAGCTTTCATCTAAAGAATCTTAGTACAACAAAAAATTGACAGTAAAAAAGACTGGCATGAAATAGTGTTAAATGTAGTAGAAATATGCTGACACTTGTCCCAATTTGACGTGGTTAAGAATAGCATCAGTAGGAGTGTCAAATTTATGTTGTGGATTAATATCTGTACGTATTGCAAATCACATGATTTTACCTGAAGTGAAAGCTTATGTTCAGTCAGATTTGAAACAATATCCATATGGGATTGCGTGTCATCTTTTCTATGGACGATGTAGTTGTTTGAATAAGGGGAAaaactatttttggaaaaaagaaaacagATAAGATCTAGTTATTTTTTTCCCGACATTACAAGGTCTagtgaaattttaatttatattaaataaatgaAAATTATGCCATACAAGGTATCACTATTGCATGCTTGGTTAGTTGGTTACATAATTTCTATTTATGTTTTGGAGGGGGTAAAAATATCTATTATAAGGTTTGACAAAAAATTGTCATTTAAATCAAATTACGAGTTTTGATGGATCATCAAAACTTGtagtaataaaaaataattttattagtgATTACTGATTTACTGTGTGTCTCAAAACGGATGCTCAAGTTGAAAACACCAAAACAGGATTTCTTTCGAGTAAAtgacttcatattcaatttccAAATAAGCAATACCTCTTAGCTTGAATAAAAATAGTCCTATATTTTGTCCTACTGTTGCTCAGTTTGAAGATGCCAGAAAAAGCCAGTTGGGGACCTAAATAAATTCTCCCCTCAGCTATTCCCATCAGTTTGATTAATGACTATATGATATGCTTTAACCTAAGAAATACAAGGAACAAGAAAAGGCCGGTGGAAATCGATTGCAACGTATCAAGATCCCTACATTCGTTAGCGTTTCACACAATAGGTGTATGTTCAATTCTCAAAAGTCTTTTTTCCAACTCTCCCTCCTCGGCCCCCCTTTATATGTATTATGTaaaagccaaaaaacaaaaaactttTACAAGAATATTTCAAGGATAAGCTCCAAAACCAATAAACTAAAGTGTAACGCTTGAGATAGCAATTTTTTGCTATGTCTATGCGCAGGACTAGAATTCATGAGTTCTAATGTGTGGCTTTTGGCTGAATAAGGGGATGGAGATGGAGATAATGCCAAATCAGTTGCTGGAGACGCCATTGATAACCCTGTATGTTGACTCTGGTTACCTACATACCCaaagaaaaatacaagtaaaTTAAACCCACCTATATTAGGACTGAGAAATTTATAAAACAAATCTCAAACGAGGAAGCATCTTTTCAAGAATTGGGATATGATTTTATTACCTAAACACTTGACATCAGTTGAATTCACCAAACTGCAAAACAAACAAAGAGAGATGTTAGTTTTATATCTTTTGTTTAATTTGCCTGGAGATATATGCCATTTTTTTAATACCTTCTAAAAGTTTTGCCTCCAAGATGTCCACGATAAATGCAGGCTGTAACATTGCAATTACCAGATGCTGTGTGCTTTTCGTGGTTTTCTCCGATAAAGAGATTGGAGTCTTTGCACTGTAAATGTGAACATTTATCCACAATTCCTGAAGCTGAACACTCCATGCTGTTCGATCAAACATCAAAAGATAAAGTGTTCGAAATAATTTAAACTTGAAATTGATAagcaaatatatgtatatgatgaTCGATTTTTGGTATTGGTTACCTGAGATCAGTAGAACTGCAGCCACATTTGATGCAGTTGTTAGCAGTTAAAGCATAAGAACCATTCGGAATTATTAGGCTTTCGTTGTACCAATTCAGATTTGCTGCTGAACATGCTGCAGAGGATATAATCTTAGTGGAAtaagaataaaatatatataagctTCAAATTTACTATACAAAATATCTTAATTTTAACATCTATTATACTTCGGGGTTATTGCCCTTGCCATTTGCAACTCATCTCTTATTTATCATTGACTCAAATGGAACTCCAACATGGACAGAGTGGATTCCATGTATTCACTCTATATTTAAGTACGTTATACTTCAAGTTGGAACTTTATTAGGGACAAATACAGTATGAGAGGATTTACTAACGAAAAGAGTATGAATGTCTCAATGTATTACGTCGGATAAAATTAGGATATTGTGTATAGTAAAATCATACTTTTGACCCTTTCGCAATAAATTGTAGTACTAGTAGGTTTCTTTCCCagtaacattttttttttttgtgtgtggggGCTTTGGTTTACTTACCAGCAAGAGGAATAGCCAGAATATCTCCAGGATCAATTTGAGGTTGACCAAGCCCATTTATGATCTCCAAATTGCCAACTGTGACACCATATTCTGCTGCAATTCTTGTTAAGTCATCTCCACTCTGTACCACATATGACATGTATATGAGGTCTACATCATTATTGCTATTATTGAAACATGTACATGGCAAAGGAATCACAAGACTCTGTCCACTGGCTAAAGGATGTTCTGCATCAACTCCATTTGCAATACCAATCTGTTCTGCACTAACAAGTCCTCCATACAGTTCTGATATTGACATCAATGTATCAGCTACTCCAATCGTGTAATGAGTAGACGAAGATCGTCGTATGCCATTGACACATGAACACAAAATGGGTATCTTCACAAATGATTTTTCAGGTTGGATTTGGTTTACTTGATTTGAACCAATAGAGTTGGCTGCTAAAAGATCAGAGACATTGACTTTAAACCTGAATGCTATTTCAGAAATCTTGGAGTCCAACGGAAGGCGATAGGAGAGATAAGAGGAGCATGAATCAGATGCATTACAAGGTTCAATCACAGATTTTGCTACCATAAAATATGGCAGACAAAGAAGCAGAATTGGGAGTAGAATAGGGAAAACAACTTTCCTTGTCATTTCTGCTTGACATGAATAACAAAGGACACTGTTTCAATATTTGTAattctttttgttatttattgattttggtttTCTTGAATTGAAGTTGGTTAGGTGAGGAAATTATTAGGACAGAGAGACAGCAAAGCAAAGATAACTGGGATTTTTGTAGAAACTATGGCATTAAATATTGGAGGACCAGAGCTGAGTTCTTGAAAGAAGCAGGCAATTGTCAGTTGGCGGTCATTTTGCACTTCCAATGTCAATTGCTAAGAAATGTTGGCATTCACATGCCAGTTTTCATAATTTAAGCTATACTGTCAAATAAATATAAGTATCACTTTATAAGTATGATATAATTTTCAAGTCACTAGGTGTTTTTGACAGGCATCATTTATTCCTAATTTATTCGGCATTTAACTACATTAGATGATCTCAATCCATTTTCTGAAAGCAAAATTTCGATTTTTTGAAACTACGTGAAGGAACTATAAATTGTATTTTGGTCATATGAAAATGATAGAAGTGTATATTTAGAAATTATTTTCATAAATaatttggtttgacttttgagaCAAAAAAAAGGAGATGTAACAATTAGGAGTATAAAAAtatgacctctttttttttttttgttcataAGCAAAATATGACCTCTttcctaaaatgacaaataattattTCCTTGAACAGCTCAAATAACTATAAATAGATATATTATTTATATCACTATCGACATTATTCTTTTAGCCTTCCTTTGCCCTTTTTCAAactaatatttcaaaattttctccATCGAATTGAATATATCGAATCAAAATTATGTTAAATCTGATCAACTTAAATAAATGGAGTAACTAAAAATTTTCTTCTTGGAAGTTCGTCTTCACGTTCTCCTTGAAATCAAATACTCATGATTAGGTTAACATGTAACATGCAATGTTTTTATATTCCATTATAGATCTATATCACATTGTCAGTAGGATTGTGTCATCGTAGTGTGAATCAATAGTTATTAAGGGGTTATATTCGTCATTAATGACAAAATAAGAGGGATAAATTTTCTAATATTCGAAAATATAGGGCCAATTCTAACATAGCGGCATACTTATGCATCTTTCACTTTTCCCCTATTCGTCCGATCAAGGGTTAAGCACGCGCCGCCAAAATTTAAACCTCCCGGGAACATGGGCCGAACCGGCGACGGCGGATATCCACCGGCGGAGAAGCCTTCTCGGTCTTCCGATTCAAAGAGAAGTAGAACTAGTCAACACGACGTTGGTCAACACCGCAGCAAAAAGAAGCAAAGAGTAACAATACGTCAAACTGAGACTAAAAGTGAAACCCTAACTCTGAATCAAAATTCCACTTCCTATACCCATACATATGCAACTTCCAGCATTTATTCATACAATAGGCGCAAAGAAAAGGGGcataaaggaaaatcaaagaggaCGAGTGCAGAGGATAAGCGCAAGTGGGTTTATTCTACTCACAATGTTTCCCCATATCAAGGTTAGTTACGAATTTATACaaaatttcttttgttacaaTCCAATTATTGAATATTAATTGTTTTCTTAATTTGGCAAGTGCATTGCCTTTTTGGTTATGTCTGAATAGTCACCTTGATTTTGCAGATAGGGTGGTTTTTATGTCGTATAATATACTAGGGGTAAAAAATGCAGCTGATCATGAGGATCTGTACCACAATGTTGCTCCAAAATATTTGGATTGGGACTACCGCAAGCGGCTTATTCGCAAGGAAATTAGAGAATATAATCCGGGTATAATGTGTTTCCAGGTAagttttaatttcaaaatttctaGCTTTCTGTATCTTTactcatcaaaaaagaaaggggaAGAAAATGAGCTGAGAGACTAAGAAATAAATAACATTGTAGTTGAAATTATTGTTTCATTATCTTCTTAGAAAGTGCATTACTTGCTAAACACTTTATGAAGATGTTCGGCTTCTTTAGAGAAACTTACTTATACTCGTATGCCCGCAGGAGgttgattgttatgatgatttagaTTATCTCCTCAAGAAAGAGGGCTTCAAAGGAGTTTATCAGGTGCATTATAATTATGGCTGAAATTCTTTAGGGATGATTTGTATGTTGTACTTTTTTATCACATATTGAATCAAATGTGTGTTTTATTTTCCCTTTACTAGGCTCGTACAGGTGATACATGTGATGGTTGTGCTATATTTTGGAAGAGAGAACTGTATGGCCTtgattttttcttaatttctttcagATTTTGTTGTTGCTTAGTAAGCTGTAGATTCTTCTTATGGGATATGAAGACCTACTGCTAAAAGCTTTGTTTTTTTCTTATCAATATTGGTTATTTTCTATGGAAATTGAAAACCTATTGCTATGAGCTTTTCCTACTAGTTTATCCAATTTATTCTACTCTCTCATATTACAAATATATATCTGGTTGCAGATTTGACCTTCTGCACGAGGAGAGCATAGAATTCCAGAAGTTTGATCTACGCAATAATGTTTGCCAACTTTGTGTtttcaaggtaaacctgctatgtgttatatttaaaatattaaatttctgTTTGGTTGTTTTTGCTCTATGTATAACATTATCTCTTTCTTTGGCACTTCCAATTTGCTTCTTATGATTCGAATAATTACTAAGTACTAACTTACTATAagaaggttgctttggattgttAGTAAATCAGATGATCAAACTAAAGTGTGCTGATATTTTCAGAAATACATGCTGTTTCATGGATTTACCATCTCTTTGACACAACTTCGTGTTCAGCTTCCATGATATCAGATGTCTTAATTATTAAAAAAGAGGCTTTTTAATCTCGGAGTTAAGTCTATTGTCTAGCTCCTTTAGTCAACCCTCCACCAAAAAGCCCCATCCTGGCGAAAGAATAGAAGTGTGGTGTTATGGCATACATGCACTCTACCCAAGCTGCATATGTTATGAATAAAGGGACAGATGGGTTCGTCATTTGTTAGAGTCTGTGCTAGAGATGGACGTTATACGATACTTCTTTGATTTCCATGCAAGTCTGCCTTCTGTTTCCCCTGTACATTACAAGATGGTCGCAAAGAGTTAATTTTACTCTAATATTCAGCTGGAGCCTATTTTGATCTGTAGTTCTTTTCATACTTTTTAGATGAACGTGAAAAACTCAAGTAAGGATATGGGTGCTTCAAATTCGGAGTAAGTTTGCTCTATTTTTTCATTATTCTCAACATGTTGAGCTTTTAAAAATTGTCATTTTTTGCAGTATTTTGTGTAAGTTTTACCTAAATTCTTTTTAATCTGTTTGGTTATGgttgtccatatttttgtgtaggaGTATATCATCACGAAGCTTTGTGGTTGGCAATATTCATGTACTCTTCAACCCTAACCGTGGAGACATTAAGTTGGGGCAGGTAAATATTTTCAGCAACTACTAACATTCAATTGTTTCATGGTAATACCATTGTCACTAAAGACTTGACGGACTATAACTTAGctgtagttttttttttctttcatctgCTTAGCACCAATTttccatccccccccccccccccaaaaaaaaaaaaaaacaaaaaaacaccTAAATACTCCCCCTGCCAAGAACAAAAACCATCACAGATCAATTGGTTTGTTTGTGTGCCAGCGCTGCATGGTATTTCTTCCGGAATGTTATCTCCCTTTTAATGCTTGGGAAGTTAATAGCAAATTTTTCCATTTTGAGAAGTATGACATTATTGATCTCCCTCTGCTTGAGTGTGGTCTAACTTCAATTCCTTCCTAGAACAGCTTCACATCCTTTATAGCAGTTTTACGTGATGCCTATTTACATGTGCCTTCTTAACAAAGGCCAAAGGGTAGTGATGTTACTGAGTTTGGTTCCAGGACCAACAATTTGATCTAGACCTCCCAGGCGATCTGCATCCCTTCTCTGCCTCTCGTACTTATGCAAAACATTTTGTATAAACCTATGTTCAAAAGAAGTTCAGGTATTGTACGGGTTGTGTGTCCTATAACATCTCTTGTAGCATTCTTAATTAAGGCTTGCATAGGACTAGCCTCATTTATTTTGCTTAAACACTAGTTCTTCTagactttttcaactttccaagtgaaaattaaaattttctgaACTAAATCTTATACGGTTCAAAGGGTGATTTTGTAGTGATAAAGTTCCAAAGAACTAGGAATAACCAGTCGACTTGAAAATTGAAATGCTTCAAAGTTTTACCTAGACTTATTGGAAATAGACAATGTTCCTGTTGGTGAATCTTGAACTATGAAAAAAAATCCAGCCAAAAAACTTCTATCAGGGAATTTTTTTAATAATGTCGGTTAATGTTATAGGTTAGACTATTTCTTGAGAGTGCCCAAAGGCTATCACTAGAGTGGGGTGATATACCAGTTGTGCTTGCTGGAGATCTTAATAGTATGCCCCAGGTAATTTACTTACTCTgaaaatgttatattggatcttGCAGATCTAATTTTCTGTTTATTGTTGCTCAGAGTGCAATGTATCAGTTTTTGACTTCAAGTAAGGTGAGTCCTAGCTACCGAACTTTGTGATATTTATGTTCTGCACATCGGTTTACCTTcttcaaatttaaatattttactttctCTAAAT
This DNA window, taken from Nicotiana tabacum cultivar K326 chromosome 4, ASM71507v2, whole genome shotgun sequence, encodes the following:
- the LOC107772912 gene encoding carbon catabolite repressor protein 4 homolog 5-like isoform X7, whose translation is MGRTGDGGYPPAEKPSRSSDSKRSRTSQHDVGQHRSKKKQRVTIRQTETKSETLTLNQNSTSYTHTYATSSIYSYNRRKEKGHKGKSKRTSAEDKRKWVYSTHNVSPYQDRVVFMSYNILGVKNAADHEDLYHNVAPKYLDWDYRKRLIRKEIREYNPGIMCFQEVDCYDDLDYLLKKEGFKGVYQARTGDTCDGCAIFWKRELFDLLHEESIEFQKFDLRNNVCQLCVFKMNVKNSSKDMGASNSESISSRSFVVGNIHVLFNPNRGDIKLGQVRLFLESAQRLSLEWGDIPVVLAGDLNSMPQSAMYQFLTSSKLDIQMHERKQISGQIYPSQNRSFKSRWSDEELRLATGTGASHLIHQLQLSSAYAGVPKWGSDHLALVCELAFTDGGSET
- the LOC107772912 gene encoding carbon catabolite repressor protein 4 homolog 5-like isoform X3, translating into MGRTGDGGYPPAEKPSRSSDSKRSRTSQHDVGQHRSKKKQRVTIRQTETKSETLTLNQNSTSYTHTYATSSIYSYNRRKEKGHKGKSKRTSAEDKRKWVYSTHNVSPYQDRVVFMSYNILGVKNAADHEDLYHNVAPKYLDWDYRKRLIRKEIREYNPGIMCFQEVDCYDDLDYLLKKEGFKGVYQARTGDTCDGCAIFWKRELFDLLHEESIEFQKFDLRNNVCQLCVFKMNVKNSSKDMGASNSESISSRSFVVGNIHVLFNPNRGDIKLGQVRLFLESAQRLSLEWGDIPVVLAGDLNSMPQSAMYQFLTSSKLDIQMHERKQISGQIYPSQNRSFKSSLIYRWSDEELRLATGTGASHLIHQLQLSSAYAGVPGSSGTRDNSGEPLVTSYHSKFMGTVDYIWHTTEFVPVRVLDTLPIDILRRTRGLPSKKWGSDHLALVCELAFTDGGSET
- the LOC107772912 gene encoding carbon catabolite repressor protein 4 homolog 5-like isoform X1, with product MGRTGDGGYPPAEKPSRSSDSKRSRTSQHDVGQHRSKKKQRVTIRQTETKSETLTLNQNSTSYTHTYATSSIYSYNRRKEKGHKGKSKRTSAEDKRKWVYSTHNVSPYQDRVVFMSYNILGVKNAADHEDLYHNVAPKYLDWDYRKRLIRKEIREYNPGIMCFQEVDCYDDLDYLLKKEGFKGVYQARTGDTCDGCAIFWKRELFDLLHEESIEFQKFDLRNNVCQLCVFKMNVKNSSKDMGASNSESISSRSFVVGNIHVLFNPNRGDIKLGQVRLFLESAQRLSLEWGDIPVVLAGDLNSMPQSAMYQFLTSSKLDIQMHERKQISGQIYPSQNRSFKSSLIYRWSDEELRLATGTGASHLIHQLQLSSAYAGVPGSSGTRDNSGEPLVTSYHSKFMGTVDYIWHTTEFVPVRVLDTLPIDILRRTRGLPSKGPLTCLCHFKISATFREENVWSGDIISHD
- the LOC107772912 gene encoding carbon catabolite repressor protein 4 homolog 5-like isoform X5, with protein sequence MGRTGDGGYPPAEKPSRSSDSKRSRTSQHDVGQHRSKKKQRVTIRQTETKSETLTLNQNSTSYTHTYATSSIYSYNRRKEKGHKGKSKRTSAEDKRKWVYSTHNVSPYQDRVVFMSYNILGVKNAADHEDLYHNVAPKYLDWDYRKRLIRKEIREYNPGIMCFQEVDCYDDLDYLLKKEGFKGVYQARTGDTCDGCAIFWKRELFDLLHEESIEFQKFDLRNNVCQLCVFKMNVKNSSKDMGASNSESISSRSFVVGNIHVLFNPNRGDIKLGQVRLFLESAQRLSLEWGDIPVVLAGDLNSMPQSAMYQFLTSSKLDIQMHERKQISGQIYPSQNRSFKSSLIYRWSDEELRLATGTGASHLIHQLQLSSAYAGVPGSSGTRDNSGEPLVTSYHSKFMGTVDYI
- the LOC107772912 gene encoding carbon catabolite repressor protein 4 homolog 5-like isoform X6; amino-acid sequence: MGRTGDGGYPPAEKPSRSSDSKRSRTSQHDVGQHRSKKKQRVTIRQTETKSETLTLNQNSTSYTHTYATSSIYSYNRRKEKGHKGKSKRTSAEDKRKWVYSTHNVSPYQDRVVFMSYNILGVKNAADHEDLYHNVAPKYLDWDYRKRLIRKEIREYNPGIMCFQEVDCYDDLDYLLKKEGFKGVYQARTGDTCDGCAIFWKRELFDLLHEESIEFQKFDLRNNVCQLCVFKMNVKNSSKDMGASNSESISSRSFVVGNIHVLFNPNRGDIKLGQVRLFLESAQRLSLEWGDIPVVLAGDLNSMPQSAMYQFLTSSKLDIQMHERKQISGQIYPSQNRSFKSSLIYRWSDEELRLATGTGASHLIHQLQLSSAYAGVPKWGSDHLALVCELAFTDGGSET
- the LOC107772912 gene encoding carbon catabolite repressor protein 4 homolog 5-like isoform X9, with amino-acid sequence MGRTGDGGYPPAEKPSRSSDSKRSRTSQHDVGQHRSKKKQRVTIRQTETKSETLTLNQNSTSYTHTYATSSIYSYNRRKEKGHKGKSKRTSAEDKRKWVYSTHNVSPYQDRVVFMSYNILGVKNAADHEDLYHNVAPKYLDWDYRKRLIRKEIREYNPGIMCFQEVDCYDDLDYLLKKEGFKGVYQARTGDTCDGCAIFWKRELFDLLHEESIEFQKFDLRNNVCQLCVFKMNVKNSSKDMGASNSESISSRSFVVGNIHVLFNPNRGDIKLGQVRLFLESAQRLSLEWGDIPVVLAGDLNSMPQSAMYQFLTSSKLDIQMHERKQISGQIYPSQNRSFKSRWSDEELRLATGTGASHLIHQLQLSSAYAGVPSKKVYFPSRLN